In Salvelinus fontinalis isolate EN_2023a unplaced genomic scaffold, ASM2944872v1 scaffold_0010, whole genome shotgun sequence, a single window of DNA contains:
- the LOC129842063 gene encoding small integral membrane protein 18-like, translating into MDRLNTTSLPWLPDVAPLSQVSLQVQEVYPFHDGWNVACFVILLLFILTVVSLAALAFLYELLDCGCCVKGKTHRDLMEEAGPFQNMVDKIHSPTGSQTEVV; encoded by the exons ATGGACCGTCTCAACACCACCTCTCTCCCGTGGCTCCCTGACGTCGCCCCGCTGTCCCAGGTCTCCCTGCAGGTTCAAGAGGTGTACCCGTTCCACGACGGCTGGAACGTAGCGTGCTtcgtcatcctcctcctcttcatcctcacaGTAGTCTCCCTGGCAGCCCTGGCCTTCCTCTACGAGCTGCTGGACTGTGGCTGCTGTGTCAAG GGGAAGACCCATCGTGACCTGATGGAGGAGGCTGGACCCTTCCAGAACATGGTGGACAAGATCCACAGTCCCACGGGGTCACAAACCGAGGTGGTGTAA